In the Bacillus sp. HSf4 genome, CGAGCGCCATTATCCGAGCGCCGCTGCCAGTTTTGTTTTTCAAGAAAAGAAGGTAACAGAACAAGCCGTTCGATATACATACGCACAGATGGCTCTTGATCTGCCTCTGCCGCAGACGGGCTTTTTCGTGGACATCGCGAAAGATGGAGAGGTGTTGAGGTTTCGCTACCACGGCGGTGCGGATTCGGTTTCCATTCCAAAACAGCTGGCCGATCGACAGCAGGTGATCTCCGAGTATCTTGATCAAGTCGATTTTGAACTGACGGTGGAACATATTCGCCGTGAACTGTATGAAAGCGGAGATGACCAGCCGCACCTCATTTATGAAACGAGACTGCCGTTTATCAGTTATCCAGCCGATTCGTCGGCGATATGTGAGAAAACTACACCCGTTGATGATGAAGAAGAGGAGGAAACCCTGCCGCTTCCTGTATTGTCTGAAGCAGACCGGGACGTTGATTTGCACGAGTTGATCGGTTTCAGTCCTTCTTTTCGAAAGATCCGCGAAGCGGATTTAGGCGATTCAATCGGAACCGTTTGGCGCGAAGGGAGCGATCCTGATCAGGAAGACTTTGGCATCGAAAGCTATTTTAAAATCCGGAATCATAATACCTTGAAAATCAAGAAAGATAAAAAGAAGGGAAAGCTAAAAGGGCTTTTCTCTTTTATCGAAGCAGAAGGGTCTCCTGTTTGGACGGAAGAAGCCTGCCGCAAACGGGCCTTGCAGTTTCTCTATTTGCTATACCCGGATGCCCGGCAGTATTTCCGGATGCATCCCTTGGAAAAAGACGAGGAGGAGCAGAATACCGCTGCTTTTCAGTTTGACCTCACATATGAAGGAGTGCCGCTCAGGCTGGGGTTTGCCAATATCATCATCAATCGCATCAACGGCCTGGTCGTCGGGTTTTTCGCCCCTGAAATCGAACCGGAAACATTGAAAGATCTGAATCCGTCACCCGCTATTACACGCGAAGAGGCAAAAGACATTTTTGCTTCGGTTTTTGATGTGGAGCTCGAGTGGGAAGAAGATGATCACTACACTCTCGTCTACCGCCCGGTATATCCCGTGTTTATCGATGCCCATGACGGGAAAGCCTACAAGCGGAACATGGTTTGAAAAAAATGGCGGCGGGCCTCCCGCCGCTCAATAAAAAGCCCGCTTCAAAGCCGCGGTCTTTCTGCCGTTATTCCTCCCCGGACACCACCGGGTTCTCCTTATAACTGATCCAATCGCTCCAGCTGCCGGCATAGAGCTTTACATCTTGAAATCCGGCTTCCTTTAAACCAAGGACATTTGGGCAGGCAGATACTCCCGATCCGCAATAGACGACGATTTCACTGTTGCGGTCTAAAGAGGCGTAATGCTGTCTTAACTGTTCTTGGCTTTTCCAGCTGCCGTCTTCCGTCAAATTGCCTTTCCAAAAATAGTTTTTAGCGCCGGGAATATGACCTGCCTGATGATCAAGCGGTTCGGTTTCTCCAGTGTATCTGGCCCGCTCACGGGCATCGATCAGGATCGTATCTTTTCGGCCGATCCGGTCTTTGACCTGTCCGGCATCTAGCAGTTCTTCTTTTGCAAGTTCCGGCGAAAATTCCCGGGGGACGGGCCGCGGAATCTCGGTTGTGATGTCGTATCCGGCTTTGACCCAATGGGAGAAGCCGCCATCCAATACATAAACGCTTGTATGGCCGAGATAGCGGAGCTGCCACCAAAAACGCGCCGCAAACATGCCGCCGCTGTCATCATAGGCGATAACGGCTGTATAGCGGTCAATGCCGATTTCACCAAGTGTTTTTGCGATTTTCTCGTGAGGCGGAAGAGGGTGTCTTCCTCCGTGTTTTTCAACTTTGGCGGATAAATCCTTTTTCAAATCAACATAAACGGCTCCGGGCAGATGTCCTTGTCTATACGCTTTCCGCCCTTCTTCCGGGTTTGTCAGATGAAACCTGACATCGACAATGACCGTTTGGCCCGGTTTTTCCTTCAACCGTTTCCACACCCATTCCGGACTTTTGACTGCTGCCAATTTGCACCCCTCCGCTTCTTTATGAAAACAATTCTGATAATAGAAGAATAGCCTGATTTCGGCAAATATGTCAAAGACAAACCTGAAGGTGATTTTGGTGGTCATCACGCAAATAAAACAGAATATGATAGAGGTGATGACACATTGGGGGTGAAACAAATGGGAGTGGTTAAGGCTACATCTAAAGACGTCGCCCTTTTGGCAAGGCTTTTGCGGGCGGAAGCTGAAGGTGAAGGTGTACAGGGGATGCTGCTTGTCGGAAATGTCGGAATCAACCGGATCAGGGCAAATTGTTCCGACTTTGTGGGGCTGCGCACCATTCCGCAGATGATTCATCAGCCGCATGCCTTTGAGGCTGTGACACACGGCTATTTTTACCAAAGGGCGAGGGAAAGCGAAAAGCGTTTGGCGCGGAGAGCGATCAACGGAGAAAGGTTCTGGCCGGCAAAGTTCAGCCTGTGGTATTTCAGACCGGCGGGTGCATGCCCGGCGCAGTGGTATGATCAGCCCCATGTCGGGCGCTTCAAAGCACACTGTTTTTATGAACCGACAGCCGAAGAGTGTCAAAATGTCTATAATACGTTTTAACATGACAGGTCCCTTTTCAGATGGAGCAGCACCGTCTCAAAAGGGATCTTTGTTTTTAAGCGGGCATTCTTAAAAAAGCTCGGCAAGCATTTCGAAAGACCGCTTTTTATCTTCAAACCGGTATACATTTGTCAATACCATGATCTCCTCTGTTTGATAGTGTTCCGAGAGCTCATCAAGCTTTGTTTTCACTGTCTGGGGCGAGCCGATGACCATCCGTTCGCGGTTTTTGAGGATCTTCTTTTTATCGGCGGTGCTGTATGCCGCCGATTTCGCTTCCTCAATGCTTGGCACGCGGCTGTCGAGACCTTTTTCAACCCGAAGAAGCCAAAGGTCCTGGCTCAGGCAGAGTTCTTTCGCTTGTTCATCGGTGGCTGCACAGATGACGAATACGGCGGCCATAGCATGAGGCCGATCAAAAAAAGCCGAAGGCCGATAGCTTTCATTATACGTTTTGAAAGCATTTCGCCCTCTTTCAGGGTGAATGAAGTGGCCGAATACATATCCGATTCCCATGTCCGCCGCCTGTTTGGCGCTGTTTTCTCCAAGACCTAAAAGCCAGGGGGCGGGCGGCGCAGCTGTCAGCGGAGCGGCTTTAATGCCGGCATAGTCATGTCCGGAAGGGATGGCGTCCGTCAAATAGTAAAGCAAATCTTGAAGCTGTCTCGGAAAATCCCGCAAACTCTTATTGACTCCATCCGTCAGGGCGAGCCGGGTTTTGGCGGTGCCGCCTGGCGAGCGGCCGAGTCCGAGGTCGATTCGTCCGGGGTAAAGCGCTTCAAGCTGCCGAAAGCTTTCGGCCACTTTAAAAGGACTGTACTGCGGAAGCAGCACACCGCCGGAACCGATGCGGATATTTGCGGTTTTTGCCGCAATATGGGCGATCAAAATTTCCGGCGCAGTGCTTGCAAGCCCGCGTGTACTGTGATGCTCGGCAAACCAGTATCTTTTGTAGCCCCATTCATCGGCTAACTTGGCCAGTTCAGCCGTCTGCTTTAATGCGGTGTAGGCATCTGATCCTTTGGATACAGGAACCTGGTCGAGTATGCTGAGTTGTATCATCGTGTCCCGCCATCCTTTCCGTTTCCTAATAAGTGTAAATCAAGCATATGAAAAATGGCTGCCAGGGTCAAATGAACCGATTCGGGCGGATTTAAACAGAATCAGTCAAAACATGACAGCGCTGAAACAAAAACGAAATATAAATGTAATATAACTTGGCACCTATTGTCGAAAATAGATGTTATAATAACGTCTGTACATCAGTTTCGGATATATAATTCATAGGTCGTAAGTCTTGAATGTTCATTTTTAACATATTAATATTTTGCGAATTTACATAATGAAACAAAAAGAATACATAAAGGAAAGAGGAGTAGAAAGTGAAGAAAAAAGTTTATGCTGTTGGTTTAGCGTCGGTTCTTGGAGCAGCTGGTCTATTTACCCCCTTTATGAACAACACGGCATCTGCGGAAACATCTCAGCAGAAGCAGGAAATTCAGAAAAAGCGTTCGGAAGTTGATTCAAGCATCGAAAGCAAAAGAAAAGAGATTGCAAAGCTTCAGGAAGAGCAGAAAAAACTTGAAGACAAAATAAAAGATCTCGATAAAAAAGCGCTTGAAACAAGCAACAAAATCGAAAAGAAGCAAGAGGAAAACAAAAAAACAAAAAAAGAAGTGGATTCTCTGAAAAAAGAAATCAAAGAAACGGAAAAACGGATTGAAGAGCGTTCAAAAGTGATTAAAAAACGCGTGCGCAGCCTTCAGGAAAACGGCGGTTCGCAAAACTACATCGACGTTCTTCTCGGCGCGCAGAGCTTTGGGGACTTCATCACACGCGCGACAGCCGTTTCAACGATTGTCGATGCGGACAAAGATCTGCTGAACGAGCAGGAGAAAGATAAAAACAAGCTTGAAAAAGCAATGTCTGACTTAAATAAAAAGCTGGATGAAATCCAAAAAACGCTGGCTGACCTGAAAACTCTCAAAGCTGACTTGGACAAGCAGCTGAAAGATCAGGCGAGCCTTTCTGAACAGCTGAACGCGAAGCAGTCGAAAGCGGAATCTGAGCTGAACGACCTGAAAAAAGAATCAGGCTCACTAACAAAAGAAGAAGCCGCTCTTGAACAAAAAATTAAAGAAGAGAAAGCTGCTGCCGCTGCGGCCGAAAAAGCCAAAGAGGAGTCAGCATCAGCAAAGTCTGATTCAGCTTCTGTCGGCAAATCAAGCGGATCTTCCAACAGCGGTTCATCAAGCAGCAAAAGCAGCAGTTCATCAAGAAACTATTCTTCAGGCTCTGCTGTAAGCAGCAATTCAGGCGCGATTGAAACGGCAATCAGCACCGGATCAAGCATCGTCGGCAGATCTCCGTACAAATGGGGAGGCGGACGCTCGCAAGCCGATATCAACAACCGTCGTTTTGACTGTTCATCTTTCGTACGCTGGGCTTATGCATCAGCGGGCGTAGAATTGGGCTTCGGAGCGACAACAAGCACGCTTGTCGGCAAAGGCCGCGCTGTCAGCGCATCTGATATGAAACGCGGAGACTTGGTCTTCTTTGACACATACAAAACAAACGGCCACGTGGGAATTTATCTGGGCAACGGAACATTCTTAAACGATAACAGCTCACGCGGCGTATCGATCGATTCAATGAGCAACCCGTATTGGAGTGCACATTTCAGCGGAGTTGTCAGACGGGTCGTTGAATAAAATCATACGAAAAAGCACCATTCCGAAAGGAATGGTGCTTTCAAATTGTTGACAAAATCCTAAAACGGTTTTATGTTTTAGGATTTTGTCATCCTTCTTTCAGCGTGATTGAAAACTTTTGCAGTCTAGGAAGGCCGAGCATCGGAGCACAGCGAATGTTGCAATTCGTGAGCACCGACGCGCAGGCCTGACAACGAATGCGAGGGTTTGTCGACACGCTGTGAGCACCATTCCGAAAGGAATGGTGCTTTTTTCATTACAGCGGCAAATCACGCTTTTTAAAGGAGAGGATGCCGAGCAGAAAGGCAGCCAAACCGACCGCTGAAAGAATAATGGACGCGGCCGCGATATCGGCACTGCCGTTTACAATATCGCTCGGCCTGAACAAAGAGAAGATCGACACGTTTCTTAGCCATTCCGTTTCTTCGCTTAATTTGCCGATCAAATCGAGGCTGAAGAACAGGAATGTAATGCCGCCGGAGAAGCCGAGCGCTTTTTTCTCATCATTCGACATGGCGGATATGAAAAAGGAAATGCCGCTTATCGCAAAAAACAGCAGAAACCCGAGCAGGTTCAAAAGCAGAAATCTGGATACATTAAAATCATAGTCATCGCCAAGCATAAAATGATACCCCGCCAGCCCGGCTGCTGTTGTCACGGCCATGATGACAAGCAACCCTGTCATGAGGACAACGGCCTGTGTGAAGGCGACCTTTCCCCTTGTCGTCGGCGTTGACAAAATATACGCCATAGAGCCTTGATCAACCAACCTCGCTACAAGCTTTGTCGACAGCATGACAGAAAAGATCGAAAGAATCACGATAAAAATAAGGCCGTAATATTCTCCGGACATAAAATCCTCAAGACTCCCGAGCCCGTTTTCAAATCCGAACGCGTTCAGAAAGCCTTCAGGCATCGAAGTGATCAATTTTTCAATATCCTTCGCGCTCTCTGCGATGCTCGGGTAGATTCCCAATATGAAAAGAATGTAGAACGCGGAGCCCGCCGCATAGCTCATGATCCCTTTCAGATTGGTTTTTAACATTTGTTTATACAGGGAAAGATTCATTGCACTGTCCCCTTTCTGTCATAGTAGTTCATAAACACTTCTTCCAAGCTTTGTGATGATACATCAATGTGCCGAATTTGGTATTTGGCCGTTTCCTTAATAAATTGGTCGTGGTTTCCCAAAACGGCGACTTTGACGCGATTGTCCTGCCGTGACTCAATGTGCAGGCCTGAGTCCATAAATGCCGGGATATCGGCAGGGTTTTCAAATGTGACTTCAAACACCTTCCGCTGCATGGACTGCAGTTCGTGAATATCTTTAATGGCAATGATGACGCCGTCTTTTATAATGGCGGCTCTGTCACATGTTTTTTCGATTTCCGGAAAGCTGTGAGAGGACATTAAAAAAGTCGTCCCTTTGGCTTTTTCTTCGAGCACGATATCAATAAATACTTTTTGCATCAGCGGATCAAGGCCTGATGTAGGCTCATCAAGGATGATCACTTCCGGGCTGTGCATGAAGGCGGCGACAATCCCGACCTTCTGTTTCATGCCTTTTGACATCTTTCTAATCGATGTGTGAACGTCGAATTGCAGCCGTTCGATCAGCTCATTGCGCTTAGCCTCATCTTTAACCCCCTGCATATCTGCCATGAAATCGAGAAACGTTTTTCCTGTCATTCCCTCGATAAAGGCGATTTCCCCGGGAAGGTAGCCTATGTGCCGCTGAACCTCGCCTTGATTTTTCATCATGTCCATCCCGTTCACTTTGATGTCGCCTCGATCAGGTCTCATAAACCCCATAATGTGGCGGATAGTAGTCGATTTTCCGGCCCCGTTCGGACCTAAAAATCCAAAAACTTCTCCTTTGTTTATGGAAAATGAGACATCAAATATGCCTTTTCCATTTGAAAATTGTTTTGTCAGCCCTTGTACTGTCAGCATCGTGACACCTCCGGTAATGAAAAATATGAAATATTTATATTAAAAAATTTCATAATTCATTTTACGTTCATAAGAACTTTTTTGTCAATGGAATTTGATGAAATATTTTTATGTTATAATTTCATTAAGAAATATTGATAAGGATGGTTGTATGAACGGATTTGAAAAAAGAGCGTTGCTGATCAAAGAAAAGATCAAGAAAACAACGCTGAAATTGCTGAATACGCGGGACGTAAAGCGAATCCGCATTACCGATATTGCAAAAGAGGCAAACGTGTCCCAAGTCACAATCTATAATTATTTTGGCAGCAAAGAAGCGCTGTTGAATGAAGTCTTTAAGGATTACATTGACCAAGCGATCGCCGAGTTTGAAGAATATATGAAAAAAGATATACCGGTAAAGAAAAAAATCGAATTGATCATTTCGCAAAAAAAGGAAGCGACCAATCAGAAGTTTGCGTTGACAATGGTTAAGGAACTGATGATCGAGGAAAACGAAATGATGAATTACGTGAAAAAACAATATGACGAAAAAATTATTCCGCTGATGCTGCAAATGATTGAAGACGGCCACCGCTCGGGCGAGGTCTCTCCGAAAGTAACCGCACAGGGCTTTCTCGTTTTTATGAACATGATCATTGAACATTCCAAAACATTGGGTGAAGAATATGAAAAGAACAGGCAGTTTGCTGAAGAGATGCAGCACATTTTTTTCTACGGGCTTTGCGGAAGGCCTTAGCCAAGGGCATGAAAAAGGGGTTTCCTTTATTTTCACAAACGTGACATATCTGTCATTTATGTGAATAGATGAAACAATTTCCTGAAGCTTTCCGTATATAAGACGGATACAAAAAAAGAAAGGATTTACCAATGATGAAGCACTCCTTTTTCTTTTTCATGCTTTTTGCTTTTTTTCTTCTCGCGGGGTTTTCTTCTATAGCCGATCAATCTTTTTCAATTGATCGTGTCGATATTCAAGCCAATGTCAAAGAAAACGGCGACTTGGATGTGGAGGAGGTTTACACATACCGCTTCAAGGGTTCCTTCAACGGGGCGTCAAGGTCGTTCAGCAAGGATGAAACAGGGCGGATAAAAGGCTTTAAAGCGTACCTGCTTGCAAAAACCGGCGAAGCCCGTCCGTTAAAAACAACGCAGGAAGATGGAACCTACTTTGCTCATACCGCGGTAAAAGATGAAGCAAAGAAAGTGCTGTTTCACTATGCTGTCGAAGATGCTGCGAAGAAATTTGAGGACACCTCTGTTTTGCGCCATTCTTTTTTCCAAAAAACGAATACAGTGATGCATCATGTAAACATTCGGGTCAGGCTTCCTGATTCGGTTCAGCCGGCGGATATCCATGCGTTTCTCCGTGAAAAAGGCGATGGTGAAATAACAGGGATCAGCTACCATACCGTTATATATCACAGCGGGATGATCCCGGCGGGGACAAGCTCCGAGCTGAGAATCTATTTCCCGCAAAACGCCCTGCCTAAGGCGGTTCGCCATCCTTCCTACCAAACGGTGGACGATTTGTTAGCGGAGGAAAAAAACGAGGCGGAGCGCTATGCCAAGCGGGGTGGACGGCTGGAAAACGCCGACAGGACGGCATCGGTTTTTTCCGGCATCATCGGTTTGATGATTGTCGCGGTCCTGATTCTTTCATTGGTGAAGAAAAGGCGGCAAAAACTGCTCCCGCTTGAAAAGCTGGAAGCCTTTGATCCTGTTCTGGTTGCCTATTTGTACAGAAAAGGCAGCCTCACAGAGCGCGATTTGCTGGCGGGGCTGCTGTCGCTTTATCAGCGCGGGCTTGTCACAATGAAAAAGGTGAGGGCGGAAGAACGATTTCTCCGCGACCGCAAAGCGCCTGATGAGACATATCAATTCGAATTCTCCGATGATCTCATGTCGCTGACAAAACCGGACCGGCTGTTCATTGAAAAGCTTTTTGAGCAAAAGGAAAACGGAGTTTACCTGTTCAGGCTGGACTCGCTCAGCGGACCGACTGAAGAGGAAATTGAGGAAAAGGAAGGGTTGGAGAAATACGAGCGGAAACGAATCATTCTTCAGAATGTTGTTCAAAAATGGACGGAGAACATCAGGCAGGACGCCGTATATAAAGAGTTATTTCAAGAGAACCGCTGGCTGCGCATGCTGTCGCTTACACTGCTCTTCTTCCAAACGGGGTTCCTGCTTTATATCATGGCTGCGGATGTTGTGCCTCAGGCCGGTTTTATGATCGTATGTATGATTTTCGGCTTTGCCTTATCGGCAGGCATCGTTTTGGCCAAGTATAAACTGTATTCGATCATGTTTTTTCTCGGGCTGTTTATCGCATCTCTCTTTACGGACAGCATTTCGACCATTCTGTTTTACGGTATAAGCCTCGCGCTTTCCATCGTATTGATTGCGCTCATTCCGTCCATCAAGGAAAGCAGGTCTGCCTTCATCTACAGAAGGTCGGTTCTCTCATGGAGAAACCAGCTGAGACAAGGAGCAGGCCTTTCAGAGAGAAGCCTGTCTGAAAATGAAAAAATCTTCGTATATGCCATTGTCCTTGAAATCGAGGATGAGTCAATGGCGTTTGTCAAAGGATCAAAAAACGGACTTGACCAAGCCTTCCCAATCCTTGGCATGGCCGCCTGCGGCGATTTTCATTACCCGTTCTTGAGCTGGCAGCAGACCTTGGCTGTTCATGGTCATACGGCAGCCCATCATGCAGGCGGTTCAGGATCGGACGGGGGAAGTGGGCCGGGGGCTTTTTGAAGGCTATCTGAATCCAGATAGCCTTTTTCAGCGCGGCTTATCCCCGCAGCCGCTGTTCCGCTGTTTTTGTACGGTGGGTGACGGGTTGATGGCCGTATGCTTTCGCAAGGCCGAATGCCGGCATATTGTGATAGAAGGTTTCATAACGGCCCTTCGGAACCGTATATGTTTCATGATAAATGCCGACAGCGCCTGATGCCGCTGTTTTTTGATAAAAGCGGCGCCAGGCAGCCATATGTTTTCCGCCTTTCGCATAGGCGGTCAAAGCTTCGAAAGAGCGCCAGTATTGAACCAGCAGGATCGTCCGGAAATTGATGGCCGATTCCATAGAAAGAAAGCCGAGATCTTTGTTTTGGTAAAGCTCGCGAATCATAGGCGGCATGGCGGTGAAAACCGGCCACCATTGGTGAACCGCATGCCATTTGTTGATTCTCATGCCGATCACAAACACGACCACTTCGTCCTCAGGATCTGCCGTAAAAGGCTTGGTGATGATCGTTTTACCCATCTTTCTCATCCTCTCCGTTTACTAAGCGTCCGATTGTCGCTTCACACCACTCGATCCCGGCCATTGTGCTGCGCTTACCGAAATCAAGTGTGAACAGCCAATATTCAGCATCTGTCGAGTGATCACCGCATGACAGAATGGATTGTTCGATCGTTTCATACATCACGTACCGTTCTTGAAGCTTGCGCTGATATTCCCTGACTTTCTCAGCAGTCGCCGGGCGCTCCTGCTGTCTGGAGAAAAAAATCTTCAGCAGAAACTCGTTTTTTTCCGCAGCGATTTCTTTAATCGGTTCTTCAAGCCAGCTTTGCAGCGCTTTTTGTCCTTCTGCGGTTATGCGGTACTCCTTTCTATCCGGTTTCTTATCCTGCGCGGCAGGCGCAGCGGTCACCCATCCGGTATCCGCTAAATGCTTGAGGGCGGGGTAGATTTGGCCGTAGCTGATTTTCCAAAAGTGGTTCAGGCTTTGGTCGATCATTTGCTTCATTTCATATCCGGTTCGGTATCCGGCAGTAATCAATCCGAGCAAAGCGTAGGTCGTCTGATTTCTTTTCGTCATGGGCTGCCTCCATATATCTCTTTGATATATATCTTTTAGATACATAATAGCAAAGGTGTGATGATCATTGCAACACAGCGGAGCATTTTTCTCAGGAAGATTATAAAAAAATATGAAATGATACGAAACCTTTAGGCGGATCAGTCCGTATATATAGTTAAGCAAGTTAAATAATGATTCATTAGTCTTGTATTTATGCAGACATGAATCACGCTGGCGTGATAATAAGGTCTTTAAAACTCTTGATCTCATGCAGCAGAATATGATCCGAAAGTTAAAATAATGAGGGAGTGAATCATTTGGCTATTTCTTTAGAGAAAGGTCAGCGAATCGATTTAACAAAAGGAAATGCGGGGCTTTCGAAAATTATGGTCGGCCTCGGCTGGGACCCTGTATCTTCTGGCAGCGGCGGATTTTTTGGTAAACTGTTTGGAGGAGGCGCCCCGAATATTGATTGTGATGCTTCTGTGCTGATGCTGGAGAATAACAGAATGACAGAAAAGAAGAATGTCATTTACTTCGGAAATTTAAAAAGCAGATGCGGCAGTGTTGAGCATACAGGTGACAATTTGACAGGGGAAGGCAGCGGCGATGATGAGCAGATTATCGTAGACCTTCAAAAGGTTCCCGCAAACATTGACAAGCTGGTGTTTGTCGTCAATATATACGATTGCGTCAAACGCAGCCAGCATTTCGGAATGATTGAAAATGCCTTCATCCGCGTGGTTGATATGAACAATCGCCAAGAGATGGTAAAGTACAATCTGAAGGAGGACTATTCGGGCCGGACAAGCCTGATTACGGGAGAGATATACCGGCACGGAAACGAATGGAAGTTCACGGCTGTCGGAGAAGGTACAAACGATACAAGCATTACGGACATCGTCAAACGCTACGCCTAAAATAATTGAGCAAAAGGAGCGATTTAGATGGCAATTTCATTAGCGAAAGGTCAGAAGGTTGATTTAACGAAAACAAATCCGGGGCTCTCAAAGGTAGTTGTCGGTTTGGGCTGGGACGTCAACAAATATGACGGAGGATTCGATTTTGACCTTGATGCCAGCGTGTTCCTGCTGGATGCCGAAGGCAAGTGCGCTTCAGAGAAAGATTTTATTTTCTATAATCAAACACAAGGCGGAAACGGGTCTGTTGTACATACAGGCGACAATCGGACAGGTCAAGGGGAAGGAGATGATGAACAGGTATCAATCGACTTGAACGCTGTGCCTGACAATATTCAAAAAATCTCTTTTGTCATTACCATTCATGATGCTGAAGCCCGCCGCCAAAATTTCGGTCAGGTGTCTAACGCTTATGTCCGCGTGATCAATGAAGACTCCAACGAAGAGTTGATCCGTTATGATCTTGCCGAGGATTTCTCAATTGAAACGGCGCTGATCACCGGTGAACTTTACCGCCATGCCGGAGAGTGGAAATTTTCAGCGATCGGTTCAGGCTATCAGGGCGGATTGGC is a window encoding:
- a CDS encoding DUF2207 domain-containing protein, translated to MMKHSFFFFMLFAFFLLAGFSSIADQSFSIDRVDIQANVKENGDLDVEEVYTYRFKGSFNGASRSFSKDETGRIKGFKAYLLAKTGEARPLKTTQEDGTYFAHTAVKDEAKKVLFHYAVEDAAKKFEDTSVLRHSFFQKTNTVMHHVNIRVRLPDSVQPADIHAFLREKGDGEITGISYHTVIYHSGMIPAGTSSELRIYFPQNALPKAVRHPSYQTVDDLLAEEKNEAERYAKRGGRLENADRTASVFSGIIGLMIVAVLILSLVKKRRQKLLPLEKLEAFDPVLVAYLYRKGSLTERDLLAGLLSLYQRGLVTMKKVRAEERFLRDRKAPDETYQFEFSDDLMSLTKPDRLFIEKLFEQKENGVYLFRLDSLSGPTEEEIEEKEGLEKYERKRIILQNVVQKWTENIRQDAVYKELFQENRWLRMLSLTLLFFQTGFLLYIMAADVVPQAGFMIVCMIFGFALSAGIVLAKYKLYSIMFFLGLFIASLFTDSISTILFYGISLALSIVLIALIPSIKESRSAFIYRRSVLSWRNQLRQGAGLSERSLSENEKIFVYAIVLEIEDESMAFVKGSKNGLDQAFPILGMAACGDFHYPFLSWQQTLAVHGHTAAHHAGGSGSDGGSGPGAF
- a CDS encoding TerD family protein, with amino-acid sequence MAISLAKGQKVDLTKTNPGLSKVVVGLGWDVNKYDGGFDFDLDASVFLLDAEGKCASEKDFIFYNQTQGGNGSVVHTGDNRTGQGEGDDEQVSIDLNAVPDNIQKISFVITIHDAEARRQNFGQVSNAYVRVINEDSNEELIRYDLAEDFSIETALITGELYRHAGEWKFSAIGSGYQGGLARIATDFGLQIG
- a CDS encoding TerD family protein, with translation MAISLEKGQRIDLTKGNAGLSKIMVGLGWDPVSSGSGGFFGKLFGGGAPNIDCDASVLMLENNRMTEKKNVIYFGNLKSRCGSVEHTGDNLTGEGSGDDEQIIVDLQKVPANIDKLVFVVNIYDCVKRSQHFGMIENAFIRVVDMNNRQEMVKYNLKEDYSGRTSLITGEIYRHGNEWKFTAVGEGTNDTSITDIVKRYA
- a CDS encoding PadR family transcriptional regulator codes for the protein MTKRNQTTYALLGLITAGYRTGYEMKQMIDQSLNHFWKISYGQIYPALKHLADTGWVTAAPAAQDKKPDRKEYRITAEGQKALQSWLEEPIKEIAAEKNEFLLKIFFSRQQERPATAEKVREYQRKLQERYVMYETIEQSILSCGDHSTDAEYWLFTLDFGKRSTMAGIEWCEATIGRLVNGEDEKDG
- a CDS encoding DUF4188 domain-containing protein translates to MGKTIITKPFTADPEDEVVVFVIGMRINKWHAVHQWWPVFTAMPPMIRELYQNKDLGFLSMESAINFRTILLVQYWRSFEALTAYAKGGKHMAAWRRFYQKTAASGAVGIYHETYTVPKGRYETFYHNMPAFGLAKAYGHQPVTHRTKTAEQRLRG